The following are encoded in a window of Fusarium oxysporum f. sp. lycopersici 4287 chromosome 5, whole genome shotgun sequence genomic DNA:
- a CDS encoding NAK protein kinase: MAQVLLDLFYSFGNCLNCFPGNPNLKINNRSFKILRLLGEGGFSYVYLVEDTSTHELFALKKIRCPFGAESVQQAMREVDAYRLFSHVPTIISAVDHSVATERGADEATKTVYVLLPYYKRGNLQDMINANLVNHDRFPERRLMLLFLGVCKALRAMHDYKPAVERMHMGREEDELNHGERNNTRGKRTEEEEEGEQERGLLEEENQVSGGRSIQHYAHRDIKPGNIMIDDSGSTPILMDLGSVAPSPIPVTSQSLALQIQDTAAEHSTMPYRAPELFDVQTGMVIDTKVDIWSMGCTLYACLVGKSPFEMRSDETGGTLSLCVLGGDWRFPDEGPAGVKRSNSMRPQQGQQQQQAPAVEISEPIREVVRKCLRVEAAERPDIHELIEMVEEVIEELPDDSH; this comes from the exons ATGGCGCAAGTACTTCTGGACCTCTTCTACTCGTTCGGGAACTGTCTTAACTGCTTTCCCGGAAACcccaacctcaagatcaacaaccGGAGCTTCAAGATCTTAAGACTACTTGGAGAG GGCGGCTTCTCTTACGTATACCTCGTCGAAGACACCTCAACCCACGAACTTTTCGCACTCAAAAAGATCCGATGTCCCTTTGGCGCCGAATCGGTGCAGCAGGCCATGCGTGAGGTTGATGCCTATCGCCTCTTTTCTCACGTTCCAACCATCATATCCGCTGTCGACCATTCCGTCGCAACCGAGCGCGGCGCCGACGAGGCGACAAAAACCGTTTATGTCCTTCTGCCATACTATAAGCGCGGTAATTTGCAGGACATGATCAACGCAAACTTGGTCAACCATGATCGGTTCCCTGAGCGTCGTCTCATGTTGCTCTTCCTCGGAGTGTGCAAGGCTCTGCGTGCCATGCACGACTATAAGCCTGCTGTAGAGCGCATGCACATGGGTCGGGAAGAGGATGAGCTGAACCATGGTGAGAGAAACAACACACGAGGAAAGCGAacggaggaggaagaggagggcGAGCAAGAAAGGGGTctgctggaggaggagaacCAAGTCAGTGGAGGCAGGTCAATTCAGCACTACGCCCATAGGGATATCAAACCAG GCAACATAATGATCGACGACTCCGGCTCAACCCCGATCCTCATGGATTTAGGATCTGTCGCTCCCTCGCCAATTCCTGTTACGTCACAATCTCTGGCCCTCCAGATTCAAGACACGGCCGCTGAACATTCAACCATGCCCTATCGTGCCCCCGAGCTTTTTGATGTTCAGACTGGCATGGTGATTGATACAAAAGTTGATATTTGGTCCATGGGCTGCACTCTCTACGCCTGCCTTGTCGGCAAGTCTCCCTTTGAGATGCGCTCAGACGAGACCGGTGGTACTCTGTCCCTGTGTGTTCTCGGTGGCGATTGGCGCTTCCCTGACGAAGGACCTGCTGGCGTCAAGCGTTCTAATAGCATGCGCCCGCAGCAAGgacaacagcaacaacaagcaCCTGCGGTTGAGATCAGCGAGCCGATTCGCGAAGTCGTCAGGAAGTGTCTGCGTGTTGAAGCCGCTGAGCGACCGGATATTCACGAGTTAATCGAAATGGTTGAGGAAGTCATCGAGGAGCTTCCTGATGACTCCCATTAG
- a CDS encoding alpha-mannosidase — protein sequence MYNGRYSGKPHVQLSVWDAPDLSRPTFEEATSHEFKETHTGTSFGPSWSTHWFKVVLRIPDETKDEELIELHWDANNEGTIWTEDGVPIQGLTGSGERIEWIIPDSFRDGEEHTIYIEMACNGMFGNAPNGTTTIAPPDPNRRFNLSKADIVAINVPARKLHLDMWEIGDAARELPENSAEQNHALSVAMKIINTFEVNNQESILKCREIAREILGPDVDSHKVYEGGKEPVVFGIGHCHIDSCWLWPWAETKRKVVRSWMNQCDLMDRYPESNFACSQAQQYKWLKTYYPAAYKRVKQKVKEGQFHPIGGSWVEHDTNLPSGESLVRQFFYGQRFFEAEFGSRCRTFWLPDTFGYSSQLPQLCRLAGMDRFLTQKLSWNNINNFPHTTFMWVSPDGSQVICHMPPSETYTANADFGDLKRSIANHKTMRVDSSSLLVFGKGDGGGGPTWQHFEKLRRCAGISNTIGGIPKIKMGLTVDGYFDRLNRKASEFPTWYGELYFELHRGTYTTQANNKYYNRKAEVMLRDIEQLATFASIKNKSYKYPTKDLDDMWEAVLLCQFHDCLPGSSIEMCYDDSDKVYAEVFETGKRLLKDLYESLNVSSEFSTCLNESVAINTLPWHRKELVELSETEVGVACGDGQLLNLRTFKTQEEKPAVTVMEQSTDVYVLQNEQLRVVVESGVITSLYDVVNDREVIEKGGEANKFVIFDDIPLYWQAWDVEVYHLDARRKVEYGKTKIFEQKPHRVTLVTDVKISENSYIKSYTTLSAALKGQPSRVDVRADVNWHEDSKFLKVEFPVNVVNTEASYETAFSITKRPTHYNTSWDMAKFEVCCHKFADLSENNYGVSILNDSKYGFATAGKTMRLSLLRAPKAPDANADMGRHSIRWAILPHKGSLSSTTVKAAYAFNNPLKPVTASKAVLESVSSAPIKLVNIDESDSLVLDTIKRGQDDEDVSRDDGLRINKGQSIILRVYESLGGRSRGVIETSFDVKRVTKTNILEDELEEIQKEDGKIPITLRPFEVATFKLEL from the exons ATGTACAACGGCAGGTACTCGGGCAAACCTCATGTTCAACTGTCAGTGTGGGATGCACCAGATCTCTCCAGGCCAACTTTTGAAGAGGCTACAAGCCACGAGTTCAAGGAGACCCATACCGGTACCTCTTTTGGGCCCTCTTGGTCCACTCATTGGTTCAAGGTCGTCCTGCGTATACCGGATGAAACAAAGGACGAAGAGCTCATTGAGCTTCACTGGGATGCCAACAACGAGGGCACCATTTGGACCGAAGATGGTGTTCCCATCCAAGGCCTCACTGGCAGCGGAGAGCGCATCGAGTGGATCATTCCCGACTCATTCCGTGACGGAGAGGAGCACACTATTTATATCGAAATGGCCTGCAACGGCATGTTTGGAAACGCTCCTAACGGCACGACAACTATTGCACCGCCGGATCCCAACAGGCGTTTCAACCTCAGCAAGGCCGACATAGTCGCCATCAATGTGCCAGCTCGCAAACTCCACTTAGATATGTGGGAGATTGGCGATGCTGCTCGAGAACTGCCCGAGAACTCGGCTGAACAGAATCATGCTTTATCTGTTGCCATGAAGATCATCAACACTTTTGAGGTCAACAATCAGGAATCGATCCTTAAATGCCGAGAGATTGCTCGTGAAATTCTTGGCCCTGATGTAGACTCTCACAAGGTGTACGAAGGAGGAAAGGAACCTGTTGTCTTCGGAATCGGTCATTGTCACATCGACAGCTGTTGGCTATGGCCTTGGGCTGAAACAAAGCGCAAGGTTGTTCGATCTTGGATGAACCAATGCGACCTCATGGATCGCTACCCAGAATCCAACTTTGCCTGCTCCCAAGCCCAGCAATACAAATGGCTGAAGACGTACTACCCTGCTGCGTACAAACGTGTCAAGCAGAAGGTAAAGGAGGGTCAATTCCATCCTATTGGTGGCAGCTGGGTCGAGCACGACACGAACTTGCCCAGCGGCGAATCGCTTGTCCGGCAGTTCTTTTACGGCCAGAGGTTCTTCGAGGCTGAGTTTGGTTCTCGATGCCGAACTTTTTGGCTGCCAGACACATTCGGATACTCAAGCCAGCTTCCACAGCTTTGCCGATTAGCTGGTATGGATCGTTTTCTGACCCAGAAACTGAGCTGGAAtaacatcaacaacttcccTCACACTACCTTCATGTGGGTAAGCCCTGATGGAAGTCAGGTCATCTGCCACATGCCTCCCTCCGAGACATATACAGCAAACGCTGATTTCGGTGATCTCAAGAGGAGCATTGCAAACCACAAAACAATGCGTGTTGACAGTTCGTCTCTACTTGTCTTTGGAAAGGGTGATGGTGGCGGTGGCCCAACTTGGCAACACTTCGAAAAGCTCCGACGATGTGCCGGAATCAGCAACACTATCGGCGGTATCCCAAAGATCAAGATGGGGCTGACAGTTGATGGCTACTTCGACCGTCTCAACCGCAAGGCCAGCGAATTCCCTACATGGTATGGGGAACTGTATTTTGAACTACACAGAGGAACGTATACCACACAAGCCAACAACAAGTATTACAATCGAAAAGCTGAGGTGATGCTGCGAGATATTGAACAATTGGCAACGTTCGCATCAATCAAGAATAAGTCGTACAAGTACCCGACCAAGGATTTGGATGACATGTGGGAGGCTGTTCTCCTGTGCCAGTTCCACGACTGTTTGCCAGGAAGTAGCATTGAAATGTGCTACGATGACTCGGATAAG GTCTATGCTGAAGTCTTCGAAACTGGTAAACGTCTCCTGAAGGATTTGTATGAATCGCTCAACGTCTCTAGCGAATTTTCAACCTGCCTCAACGAGTCTGTTGCCATCAACACTCTGCCATGGCATCGTAAGGAGCTTGTTGAACTTTCTGAGACTGAAGTTGGTGTTGCTTGTGGCGATGGCCAGCTGCTCAATCTCCGCACGTTTAAAAcacaagaagaaaagcctGCGGTTACCGTCATGGAGCAGTCTACTGATGTTTATGTCCTGCAGAACGAGCAACTCCGCGTTGTCGTCGAAAGCGGTGTCATTACATCCCTGTACGATGTGGTCAACGATCGCGAGGTTATTGAAAAGGGTGGAGAGGCCAACAAATTTGTCATCTTCGATGACATTCCTCTTTACTGGCAAGCATGGGATGTAGAGGTTTACCATCTCGACGCACGCAGAAAGGTCGAATATGGAAAGACAAAGATTTTCGAACAAAAGCCTCATCGAGTTACCCTGGTCACTGATGTCAAGATCAGCGAGAACAGTTACATCAAGTCATACACCACCCTCTCTGCAGCACTCAAAGGGCAACCTTCTCGGGTTGATGTCAGAGCAGACGTCAACTGGCACGAGGACTCCAAGTTCCTCAAGGTCGAGTTCCCCGTCAACGTAGTCAACACCGAGGCCTCCTACGAGACCGCTTTCAGCATCACCAAGCGACCAACTCATTACAACACAAGTTGGGACATGGCCAAGTTTGAGGTGTGCTGCCACAAGTTTGCCGATCTCTCAGAGAACAACTATGGCGTTTCTATTCTCAACGACAGCAAGTATGGTTTTGCGACTGCAGGCAAGACGATGCGACTGTCACTCCTACGGGCACCCAAGGCGCCTGATGCCAACGCCGATATGGGACGCCATTCCATCCGATGGGCCATTCTACCTCACAAGGGCAGTCTATCGTCTACCACTGTTAAGGCTGCTTATGCTTTCAACAATCCCCTGAAGCCCGTTACTGCTTCAAAGGCCGTCTTAGAAAGTGTGTCCAGTGCGCCAATCAAGCTTGTCAATATTGATGAGTCTGACTCTCTTGTACTGGATACGATCAAGCGAGGccaggatgatgaagatgtcaGCCGAGATGATGGCCTGCGCATCAACAAGGGCCAGAGCATTATTCTTCGTGTGTATGAGTCCTTGGGAGGCCGCAGTCGTGGAGTTATTGAAACTAGTTTCGATGTCAAGCGTGTGACCAAAACGAACATCCTAGAGGATGAACTGGAGGAGATCCAGAAGGAAGACGGAAAGATCCCGATCACACTGCGACCGTTTGAGGTAGCAACTTTCAAGCTCGAGCTGTAG